A genome region from Labilibaculum antarcticum includes the following:
- a CDS encoding sulfatase-like hydrolase/transferase — translation MNKILSFLAILLLALLFFSFKVPEKESKNQPNIIFIYSDDQRQDATGFNGNEIIITPELDRFAQEGIRFLNANVVFALCSPSRAALLTGRYGSANGVLHLNSDLNENEITIASYLKEAGYNTAMSGKWHLGTKPEEAGFDFYCYFKGNGAYYGRSIFDMGKKVNPEIHCDEYCVNRSIDFLKDAASKDQPFFLFHNTQLPHMNGKLIWNAKQETLDKYKQEEMPVSTTRLDNLNNKPDYLKTVRNCTKSKDYGYPDSVAIQKHTKEYYSVITEMDDALGRLFKTIEELDLMENTYIFFMSDNGWMLGEHGFTSKVLPYQPCSSVPLFVVGPDIKPGLNNNLVLNIDMAPTIMELAGIESSSAIHGKSIAGILSGEKLSIRDAFVYEGLGNYGGTLPNLTVVSKEYRYIVTYEDESLKKVVFRELYNQQYDVDEMDNLIEKSSYKKVIKELQKWIDKHKEEVLGIQ, via the coding sequence ATGAATAAAATACTTTCTTTTTTAGCAATTCTTCTTTTGGCTTTACTATTTTTTTCATTCAAAGTACCTGAGAAAGAATCGAAAAATCAACCTAACATTATTTTTATTTATTCCGACGATCAACGGCAAGATGCAACTGGATTTAATGGGAATGAGATAATTATTACCCCTGAGTTAGACCGGTTTGCACAAGAAGGCATACGATTTTTAAATGCGAATGTTGTATTTGCCCTTTGTAGCCCAAGTCGTGCAGCACTGCTCACCGGTCGTTATGGAAGTGCAAATGGTGTTTTGCATTTAAATAGCGATTTAAACGAAAATGAAATTACTATTGCTTCTTATCTGAAAGAGGCGGGCTACAATACGGCCATGTCAGGAAAGTGGCATTTAGGAACAAAACCAGAGGAGGCTGGATTTGATTTTTACTGTTATTTTAAAGGAAATGGAGCTTATTACGGAAGGTCAATTTTCGATATGGGCAAAAAAGTGAATCCTGAAATCCACTGTGACGAATATTGTGTCAATCGTTCAATCGACTTTTTAAAAGATGCCGCGTCGAAAGATCAACCCTTTTTTCTTTTTCATAACACCCAGCTACCACACATGAATGGCAAATTAATTTGGAATGCAAAACAGGAAACGCTTGATAAGTACAAGCAGGAAGAGATGCCGGTATCTACAACTCGTCTTGATAACCTGAACAATAAGCCAGATTACCTAAAAACAGTACGAAATTGTACGAAATCCAAAGATTACGGATATCCCGATTCTGTAGCCATTCAAAAACACACCAAAGAGTATTATTCGGTAATCACCGAGATGGATGATGCTCTTGGGCGCTTGTTTAAGACAATTGAGGAACTGGATTTAATGGAAAATACCTACATATTCTTTATGAGTGATAACGGTTGGATGCTTGGCGAACATGGTTTTACTAGCAAGGTATTACCTTATCAGCCGTGTTCATCTGTTCCTCTTTTTGTTGTAGGTCCAGATATTAAACCCGGTTTAAACAATAACCTGGTCTTGAATATTGATATGGCTCCCACAATTATGGAATTAGCAGGTATTGAAAGTTCGAGTGCTATTCATGGGAAAAGTATTGCTGGCATTCTTTCTGGTGAAAAACTGTCGATTCGTGATGCTTTTGTTTACGAAGGCTTGGGGAATTATGGAGGAACCTTACCAAACCTTACGGTGGTGTCAAAAGAATACAGATACATTGTAACCTACGAAGATGAAAGCTTGAAAAAGGTTGTTTTCAGAGAGTTATATAACCAACAATACGATGTCGACGAAATGGATAATCTTATTGAAAAGTCTTCCTACAAAAAAGTTATTAAAGAGCTTCAGAAATGGATTGACAAGCATAAAGAGGAAGTACTCGGTATTCAATAA